In Rhodopirellula sp. P2, the DNA window GGGCTGAACACACTGCAAGGCGAGCAAGGCTTGAGCCTGCCTTCCGCATTGGTGCTGGGGTTGTCGTTGACCGGTGCGGCGTTGGCTGCAGCGCGGTTGAGCGAGCTCAAGCGGCAACTTCGCCGCAGCAGCAAAGCTTGCGAATCGGTCTACTTGTACCTGCAACCCAACAGCGAGGTTTCCCCAAGCGAACAACGTGTTGGATTGGGCGGGCTTCGCGATTGCGTGACGATGGAAGACGTTTCGCTGCAAGATTCCGCCGGCAGGGCAATCTTGCGTGACTTGAGTTTGTCGTTGCAGCCGAAGTCGCTGGTGGCTTTCCTCGGGACCGAAGATGTTTCGACGCGTGCATTGCTGGAATTGCTGATGGGGTTTGGTCGCCCGCATCGAGGCAAAGTTCAAATTGATGGCATTTCATTGTTGGACGTTCACCCCCAGGCCCTCGCGAAAAACGTGATGTGGATTGGGCCCGATGGGCCGCTTTGGGAAGGATCGTTGCGAGAGAACTTGATGGCCGGAGTCGACCGCAGTGTCGACAACCGGGACATGGTCGAAACGCTCGAGCGACTTGGGATCTACGAGCGGATCACTCGACTGCCCGAGGGCTTGGAGACGATCATCGAACCAGGTTCCAATTTGGGATCCGGCGATGATTCGGATTCGTTGGGAACCGATGTTCGTTACGCAGTTGGGATCGCCCGTGCAATGTTGCACCGGCCGCCGATTGTTCTTGCCAAAGAGCCCCCTGCCCCGACTGAACATGTCAATGAAGATCCCTGCTTGATTGCACTGCGTGAATTGGCGGATGCTGGCTCGTTGGTGGTCGTGTTGCCTCACCGCTTGAAGACGTTACGTTCTTGTGATCGGGTGATGTTGCTCAATGGCCCCAACTTGGTGGGCGAAGGGCGACACACCGAGTTGCTGAATTCCAGTGATCTGTATCGCCATTTGAACTACTTGTTGTTCAATCCCTACCGACACCGAAGCCCATCCTGAGAGAGGCGTGTGACGCAAACCAACGCGGACGACGAACAAACCCCCGACGACGTTTTTCGAACTGCCGTCGCGGTCGAAGCCGGGTTGGGTGCCCTGGCGTTGATTCTTGGATACCTGCTTGGGCCGAGCGCGCGGGATTTGGTTCCGCCGCTGAACGAAGCCGCTGTGTCTGCGGTTGTCGGTGGCATCGGGCTGGGGATCCTCGCAACCATCCCGTTGCTGTTGTTTGTCGCGGTGTTGCGGCGGATCAAACACCCCGCCATCGAAGAGCTCGACAAACTCGGCGATCACCCGATGATCGGTCTGATGTTGCGGCTCAATGGCTGGGAGCTGTTTGCGATCAGCCTTTGTGCGGGCGTCGGCGAAGAATTGTTGTTTCGCGGTTGGTTGTTGCCTTGGTTGGCCGGAGATGCGGCGTCCCTGGCACCTGATCTCGAAGCCCCAGCACGCTGGTGGGCCTATGGCGGATGGTTGGGAAGTGTGCCCAATTCTGTCACCGAATTTGCATGGCCAGACGAAAGCCTGATGGCCTGGTGGTCTCGTGTGGGCGGCTGGGAACTGACCGCGGCTTGGTTGGTTTCTTCGTTTGCCTTCGGGATGTTTCATCCGATCACCAAGCTCTACATCGCGATCACTGCCCTGATGGGGTTGTACTTTGGAGCGTTGTTGATCGTCAGTGGAAACCTGTTGATTCCGATCACCGCTCACGCCCTCTACGATGCCGTTCAGTTATGGGGTGCCGGGCGAGCGGAAGAAGAAGAGTTGGATGAAAAATCCGACCAAAGCTGATCGACTCGATCGGCTTGTGTGGCGACGGTGATGAAGTTGGCTGGCATGCCAACCGCCAACCTTCCGTGGGTTGTCGATCGACCCAGTGCCTCGGCACCGTTGGCAGTCGCCATGCGGAGAACCTGCGTTGGGCTCAGGTCCTGGCGATGGCGGAGCAAGTGCTGGGCCTCACTCCAAAGATTCAGATCCGGGTTGCTAGCTCGGGAATCCGTTCCGAGCGCCACGTTGATCCCAGCGGCTTGCAGTTCCGCGACGGGGTGTTGGGAGTGCCCAAAGAAATGATGTGTTCGCGGGCAATACACCACGCTGCAATTCGGATGCGATGCGATGCGTTGGATTTCGCTTTCGTTCAGGTCGTTTCCATGAACGATCAACGTGCGAGGTGCTTCGCCGAGCAAGTCGATCAGATGCACCAGTGGCGAAGGTGCTGCCCATGGAAAGAACTGGTCGACGGGCAGTCCTAACGCGTGCAATGATTCGGCGAATGGTCCGGTCCCATGGTTCAGCAATTCTCGTTCAGCGGGCGATTCCGCGACGTGCATCGCGAGCAGAACCTGGAGTCGCTTGGCGGTTTCGATGCAGCGGTTGAGCAACGGCAGCGGCGTCGAGTAAGGAGCGTGCGGGCTGATCGCGGCAGGGCGGCGTTGCAAGTCTGGCGAGGCGTTCTTTTCCAGGTGTTGTTCTGCCTGGGCCATCCGCTCGTCGCCCCGTGCTTGGCTCAGCCCGAGCACTTCGGCGAACGCGATCGTGTTGCGGGGGATCGTTTCCAGTGGCGTGGTCACGATGTCGGCGATCAATTGTGTGCCTGATCCGGTTGCTTCCGCGTGCCCTTTCAAGACATGTTTTTGTCGTGTGTCGGTGTCCACCATCCCGCGGGTTGCGATCACTTCGCGAATCCAATCGGCCAGTTCCATGCCGGCCTGTCCGATTGGTTGAGCAAGGTCACTGAATTCGAGATGCGTGTGCGCGTTGACCAGCCCTGGTAATATCCCAACGTCGCCCAGGTCGACCAGGTCGCCTTCGACTTGGGAATCTTGAAACGGGCGGATCAAGGTCATGATTCCCGAGTCAACCACGATCATCCCATTGGGAATTGGATCGCCATCGATGGGCAGCAGCCAGCGTGCGCGATAGGTTTGTTTCGATGAATGGTGCAAGGCAGAATCAGGTCCATGCGGATGACAAAGGAGGTCGGCAACTCGACTGGGAGTCGACCGAGTCGTTGCCGCCCAGGTTCTTTGATCGTCGTCCCGAGGTCGTTGCACGCCAGTTGCTGGGATGCGGGTTCGCTCGGCAGATCGCGGGCACCTGGATCGGCGGATGGATCGTGGAAACGGAAGCCTACCTGTCTCGACGCGATGCTGCGAGTCACAGTGCACGCGGCGTAAAACCGGGAAACGCGTCCATGTTTGGGCGGCCGGGCACATTGTATGTCTATCCCATTCACGCCAAGCATTGTGTGAATTTGGTCACGGAGTCAGTGGGTCGCGGATCGGCGGTTTTGATCCGGGCTCTGGAGCC includes these proteins:
- a CDS encoding amidohydrolase family protein, with amino-acid sequence MHHSSKQTYRARWLLPIDGDPIPNGMIVVDSGIMTLIRPFQDSQVEGDLVDLGDVGILPGLVNAHTHLEFSDLAQPIGQAGMELADWIREVIATRGMVDTDTRQKHVLKGHAEATGSGTQLIADIVTTPLETIPRNTIAFAEVLGLSQARGDERMAQAEQHLEKNASPDLQRRPAAISPHAPYSTPLPLLNRCIETAKRLQVLLAMHVAESPAERELLNHGTGPFAESLHALGLPVDQFFPWAAPSPLVHLIDLLGEAPRTLIVHGNDLNESEIQRIASHPNCSVVYCPRTHHFFGHSQHPVAELQAAGINVALGTDSRASNPDLNLWSEAQHLLRHRQDLSPTQVLRMATANGAEALGRSTTHGRLAVGMPANFITVATQADRVDQLWSDFSSNSSSSARPAPHN
- a CDS encoding CPBP family intramembrane glutamic endopeptidase, which codes for MTQTNADDEQTPDDVFRTAVAVEAGLGALALILGYLLGPSARDLVPPLNEAAVSAVVGGIGLGILATIPLLLFVAVLRRIKHPAIEELDKLGDHPMIGLMLRLNGWELFAISLCAGVGEELLFRGWLLPWLAGDAASLAPDLEAPARWWAYGGWLGSVPNSVTEFAWPDESLMAWWSRVGGWELTAAWLVSSFAFGMFHPITKLYIAITALMGLYFGALLIVSGNLLIPITAHALYDAVQLWGAGRAEEEELDEKSDQS
- a CDS encoding ATP-binding cassette domain-containing protein, encoding MNRFSSLKQPRREPEAAGAPLHLVCAAIAGLIIPVLVVVFGIIAVLVDEGGGLSRSPIQLGTHLSIPLPDFFLAQNKVVQLFSLVGLSLAIAVVFCLAVWLHRRSADARSRRVIKMLHSRTLKQSLRRAEVEGAAAQRERARLIIGRHLPEVGRGLSLWYRSIPRSVLMLIGCVTLALLVNVWLAILAVISGVALWRFYAKLRNPDWLELSRFEIPQIRERLINLIGDAPMMARLQAGGLADQAYEAELDALDRRIAGDDARRGRLWPVMMMAGGVAIAVMLLGLGLNTLQGEQGLSLPSALVLGLSLTGAALAAARLSELKRQLRRSSKACESVYLYLQPNSEVSPSEQRVGLGGLRDCVTMEDVSLQDSAGRAILRDLSLSLQPKSLVAFLGTEDVSTRALLELLMGFGRPHRGKVQIDGISLLDVHPQALAKNVMWIGPDGPLWEGSLRENLMAGVDRSVDNRDMVETLERLGIYERITRLPEGLETIIEPGSNLGSGDDSDSLGTDVRYAVGIARAMLHRPPIVLAKEPPAPTEHVNEDPCLIALRELADAGSLVVVLPHRLKTLRSCDRVMLLNGPNLVGEGRHTELLNSSDLYRHLNYLLFNPYRHRSPS
- a CDS encoding DNA-3-methyladenine glycosylase; the protein is MNGARQNQVHADDKGGRQLDWESTESLPPRFFDRRPEVVARQLLGCGFARQIAGTWIGGWIVETEAYLSRRDAASHSARGVKPGNASMFGRPGTLYVYPIHAKHCVNLVTESVGRGSAVLIRALEPVWGIDRMVNHRGLMVEGAPDGRSLTTGPGRLCQSLAIDRRCDGVDSVADQSWRVFSGPSVPRNGITTTPRIGISQSVELPLRFFVDGNRCVSGLARQHRRPRRDSLQ